The following proteins are co-located in the Paenibacillus sp. JNUCC32 genome:
- a CDS encoding amidohydrolase — MEPVLFTNGLLYSPHAATTADSIYVEDGIIRAMGSAAELRLQLSGRDYRTVDWEGAFVLPGLVDAHMHLGMHGLKLGMLDFTEAASKDEMLAMLRARAAVTPPGEWIMGLNWNENHFPDPVIPNMMELDDITTEHPVYLTRTCFHAFLGNSEAFRRAGITADTPDPESGAFGRDADGRLNGCIYENASVPFTMVQPEPDPSKLKAAMLQACRDALRLGLTAAHTEDLRLLGSVEAMLRIHRELREEGLRFRTHQLMFHGFLDEMEELGVKAGSGNEWNRIGAVKLFADGAVGGRTALLKEPYHDAPHTRGLAMHSPEELREIVGRARRLGYPVAFHAIGDGAAEMMTDVLEILPLSRAAKLPDRFIHAQIVHPDTVKRMSKLKLAVDLQPRFVPSDFPWVLERVGPDRTSCLYAWKKWLRSGLPCSGGSDAPIEPLNPLLGIHAAITRRKPEEHHAGYLPKEKLSLTEAIGLFTLGSAGAAGEADQRGTLELGKYADFTVVDRCLHDGMDPDELLETKVRMTVINGEIGYAE; from the coding sequence ATGGAACCTGTCCTTTTTACAAACGGTCTTCTTTATTCACCGCACGCTGCAACGACTGCGGATTCGATATATGTAGAAGACGGCATCATTCGTGCCATGGGAAGTGCGGCCGAGTTGCGTCTGCAGTTATCGGGACGGGATTATCGAACGGTGGATTGGGAGGGGGCTTTCGTGCTGCCAGGCCTGGTGGATGCCCATATGCATCTCGGCATGCACGGACTCAAGCTGGGCATGCTGGACTTCACCGAGGCGGCTTCGAAAGACGAGATGCTGGCTATGCTGCGAGCTCGGGCTGCGGTAACGCCGCCTGGGGAGTGGATCATGGGGCTGAATTGGAACGAGAACCATTTTCCGGACCCGGTAATCCCGAATATGATGGAGCTTGACGACATCACTACGGAGCATCCTGTATATCTGACGAGAACCTGTTTCCATGCTTTCCTCGGTAATTCGGAAGCGTTTCGAAGAGCGGGGATCACTGCAGACACGCCCGATCCGGAGTCCGGCGCTTTCGGCCGGGATGCCGATGGCCGGTTGAACGGCTGCATTTACGAGAATGCTTCGGTGCCTTTTACCATGGTCCAGCCGGAGCCTGACCCGTCCAAGCTGAAAGCTGCGATGCTTCAGGCATGCCGTGATGCCCTTCGGCTCGGCCTGACGGCAGCGCATACGGAAGACCTCCGCCTGCTGGGCAGCGTGGAAGCGATGCTGCGGATCCATCGTGAACTGCGCGAGGAGGGACTGCGCTTCCGTACCCATCAGCTGATGTTCCATGGCTTTCTTGATGAAATGGAGGAGCTCGGCGTCAAGGCAGGCAGCGGGAACGAATGGAATCGCATCGGAGCGGTTAAATTGTTCGCGGACGGGGCGGTTGGAGGAAGAACGGCGCTGCTCAAGGAGCCTTACCATGATGCGCCGCATACCCGCGGACTGGCCATGCATTCGCCAGAGGAGCTAAGGGAGATTGTTGGCAGGGCGCGCAGGCTGGGTTATCCCGTTGCTTTTCATGCGATCGGTGACGGCGCGGCAGAGATGATGACGGATGTGCTTGAAATCCTTCCGCTTAGCAGAGCTGCGAAGCTTCCCGACCGCTTCATTCATGCCCAAATTGTACATCCCGATACGGTTAAGCGAATGAGCAAGCTGAAGCTGGCCGTGGACCTGCAGCCTCGGTTTGTGCCCAGCGATTTTCCATGGGTGCTGGAGCGCGTAGGTCCTGATCGGACAAGCTGTTTGTATGCATGGAAGAAGTGGCTGCGTTCGGGGCTGCCTTGTTCCGGCGGCAGCGACGCTCCCATAGAGCCGCTGAATCCGCTGCTCGGGATTCATGCTGCCATTACCAGACGCAAGCCGGAGGAGCATCACGCAGGCTATTTGCCTAAGGAGAAGCTCAGCCTGACGGAAGCGATTGGGCTGTTTACGCTCGGCAGCGCTGGGGCAGCAGGAGAAGCAGATCAACGAGGAACACTGGAATTGGGCAAATATGCCGATTTCACGGTGGTGGATCGCTGCTTGCATGATGGGATGGATCCGGACGAGTTGCTGGAGACGAAGGTTAGAATGACGGTCATTAACGGGGAAATCGGTTATGCCGAGTAG